The Trichoplusia ni isolate ovarian cell line Hi5 chromosome 20, tn1, whole genome shotgun sequence genome includes the window CTCTTCTTCTCAGTCTTAAATCTTCAGCCGACCTAAATATGCTCactaaaattgataattttaattctagttGGCAGCAATGTGAGCTCCGATGTGATGTTGGTGGACTACCTCCGGAACTACCTCAACCTGCGCGGTACCAAGTACATGTGTCGTGAAGGTGGATGTGGAGCTTGCATAGTGACAGCATCCAAGACTGCTGGAGGACCTTTCGTGTCTGTTAACTCTGTAAGTACAGAGTCCTTATTACATTGAAGAATTTCTGCGAATTTTCTTTAAGCAGTTTTCTTGACTTCTTCGAAATGGTCAGTGATACATGTAGGTTTAGCGCCAATGGGAGTTGTATTAGTTGCCTTATTTGGACACACGTAATCTATacttaagtatataataaagctgaagagtttgtttgtttgtttgaacgcgccaatctcaggaactactggttcaaattgatttttttgtcttgagtagaccattcatcgagaaaggtttaaggctatataccatcacgctgcgactaataggagcgaagaaaaaaatattaattatatattctaaccacgcggacgaagttgcgggcaacagctagtataagatataaataataattacttccTTAATTTTCAAGTGCTATTAGTGAAATTTATATTGACTTAATAAgtgttaactttttaaataacagcTGTATCAACAATGTAAAATTTGGTGTAAAAAGGATGGCTggcaaaaaatatgatgaagaatttatgatattttcttGAAACTTATTGTCTGTTAATGGTTTAGttcaattttttaaacatttttcgaTACAAACCCAGTCACAGTCTATCTATATACCTGATACCCCGACTTAAACTGAATTACTTAGTAGGTCTCCAAACGATTTCACCTTTTACTTGATCTTCAATTTGATCGTTTTTTTCAGTGCTTAGTCTCCGTTGGATCTTGCCATGGTTGGGAAATCAAGACCATCGAAGGTCTCGGTAACAGAAAAGATGGCTACCATCCCCTACAGAAGAGTCTTGCAGAAAACAATGGTACTCAATGTGGATACTGCAGCTCCGGATGGATCATGGCTATGCATGGGTAGGTTATATGGAAAAAAACGTTTGATTAACATAACATGGGATAGTTGCTAACAAAATTATGGTGCAAGTTAATCAGcgttaaaaatcttaatataacCACGAAAAGAAAAGCattaaactattttactaaGTTTGACCTTTTTTCATAACAGTTTCATGGAATCGAAAAAGGAAGCAACTATGATGGAGGTCCAAAACGCATTCGGCAGCAAACCTCTGCGTTGTACTGGATACAGACCAATTCTGGAGGCCTTCAAGAAGTTCGCGAAGGATGCTCCTAAAGAAGACAGGCTCATGAGTCTCTTAAGAACTTGAGCTTGTGCAAGACCTCAAAGGGAGGCTGCTGCAAATCAGGCTGTGATGATGAAGAGGACTGGTGCATGGTTCGCGAAGATGACTTGGGTGAAACTGAGACTAAGAAAATTGTACTGAAAGATGGCAAAATCTGGTACAGACCTAGACTGCTTAAGGATGTCTACCAAATTCTTGGAGAAAACCTGGAATCATACATGCTGGTCGGTGGTAATACTGCCAAAGGTAAGTTCTGATAAGCGTCTCATATTAACGCTCCTATATTAGCATGTATTGATTGAATTATCAAGAATTTTAAGCGTCTAAGAAGCAAATTAAGTTGAAAAATgttgatttgattattattattattacaggaGCATTTTTGATTGCTGAATACCCTAACGCTTTGATTGACATCACTGCTGTCCAAGAATTGAGGACCAACGAATTGGACCAGAACCTTGTTGTTGGTGCTGGACTCACCCTGACAGAGTTCATGGATATCCTCAAGGAAGGCTCCAAAGTAGAAAACTTCAGCTATTTCGAGAAACTGTACAACCACATCGAATTGGTGGCCCACATTCCCATTAGGAacgtaagtattaaataaatgatcaaGTTTTGTGTAATGTGCACTTACTTTTTCTATGATCCACTCTTAAGCGACTTACTATTATTTACGAGTTTTATGCTTGTGTTTTCAGGTCGGTACTATTGGAGGAAACTTGATGATCAAGCACACATACACTGTGTTCCAGTCTGACATTTTCCTGCTGTTAGATACCGTTGGAGCCCAATTGACAATCAGTAGTATCTTTGATACATTTACTTTCAATCGGTTATATGCTGAAGTTTCGTAATTTAGTGAAACTGGTTTCTCCAAACGTTCCTAGAAATCTATTTAGTgcaattgtttgttttagaataaaaaatgcaaGTTTAACAGATCATTTTCTGTGTCAATTATTATTAACCATTTTTACATTTACAGGTGACTACAAAGGTAAACAAGAAGTAGTAACCATGCAACACTTCTTGACAATTGATATGAAAGGAAAAGTGATCATCAATATCATGCTTCCTCCCTGAACAACACCTACAAACTTTACACTTACAAGGTAATACAATCCCTTCATAGAATTTGGGCTTGTACCCAAACTGAACAGCATAATATTGTAGCTTATCAAGCAAATTGTtggcattttaattttttggttttaatttgcAGCTCATGCCTAGAGCTCAAAGTGCTCACGCGATCGTGAACTGTGGATTCCTCTACAAACTGAACtgcaaaaatatagtttgaaGACGCCAGGATTACGTACGGAGCTCTTTCCACGAAGTTCACCAGGGCTCCAGCTACCGAGAAATATCTAGTTGGAAAGCCTTTGTTCACTAACGATACCCCTGCAAGGAGCTCTCAGGGTTTTAGATGGTGAGATGATCGTTGAGGAGCATCGCCCTGAACCTTCCCCGAAGTCAGGAGGTACATCGCAAAGGCCCTCTTCTTCAAGGTGAGCATGTCTATCTCTAgccataaattttaaatttttcaacaAATATGGCGATTTGTCATACCTATTTGTAAAAAGCAACATAGTTTTACATTTCTGTAATcagtataaaaacaatacattaatcattaaagtaatatttgacTGTAAAGAGGtaagtcatatatttttttcagggaTTGTTATTCACTTTTGCCCATCTGAACAAGTGCAAGAACGCCTTAAGTCTGGTATTACTAAACTGACGGGAAACTAGACCCGTGTCGACCGGCAAGCAAACGTACGTCACAGACCCATCGCTGTACCCAATGAACCAGCCAATGCCAAGATTAGAAGCTCAAGTGAGTATTTaccaaaacctaaaaatattgatacttaTTGAGACGGAGGAGAATGGTGTGAACAAAGTTCGGCCTATGCCCAATagtgggttattcaaggctgCTGCTGATCGATAACGATGGTGATGAACTTATAGATCGTTTGTCACAAGTTTAAAGATCTGGTCATTCTGGTAAAATCTTTATAAAGACGAAATGTGAAATGAATCCTTACCTAAATAaatttcttataatatattttatttcagattcaatGTGCTGGAGAGGCTCAATATACTGATGATATCGCAACCATGGCCAATGAAGTGTTTGGTGCTTTTGTACTCAGTACAGTAGCCTTAGGTACTATCATCAAGATGGATGCCACCGATGCATTGGTAAGTTAAGTtataccatttatttatttacaacatcaTTATGATCTCGATTAAGAATAAAACTGATAATGGTTAAAGAtacgaataataaaacaaaaaaattaaggatCAAACTAAAAGGTGACAGGACTACATTATATAAATCACATTATCACAGACGTAtgttagataataaaatacattatatatttttttctagaaactCGCAGGAGTAGTAGCTTTCTACACCGCCAAGGATATTCCTGGCCTTAACTCTTTCACCCCCAATGATGGTGCATTCACCACTCAAAACGAGGAAGTTCTTAGCGAAGGCACAATTAAATATTACGGTCAGCCGATCGGTATTATTGTCGCCGAAGATCAACACGTAGCGAACAGGGCTGCCGCTCTTGTCAAAGTTAAATACAGCAATCTGGGCAAACCTATCACAGACATCATTAAAGCAAGGACGGATTCCACCAGGAACACTCTGTTTACTTCCATTGATGCCACGGCAACTGGATCAGATATTCACAAGACTCTAACTGGAACAAACTACATGCATGGACAGTACCATTGCTCAATGGAGACTATGGTATGCGTTTGCCAAGCCAACAGAGGAAGGTCTTGAAGTACATTTGGCATCTCAATGGCTGGATGGACCTCATGTGATGATTTCCAGGGCTTTGAACATTGAAAAGAATAAGTAAGTaatcaaataatcaataaaagtctcctgacaaaaagaaaaacagattttgacgaaaattctttttttttaggattgACTTGCACATCCGCCGTGTTGGAGGCAGTTACGGTTTGAAAATTACCCGTAGCATCCAAGCTGCCGTTGCTTGCAGTCTTGTCGTACAAAAGCTAAACCGTCCTTGCCGTTTCATCCAGCCACTGGTTACCAACATGACAGGCTTTTGGCAAGAGAATGCCAAACGTTGTTGATTATGAGGTAAATTTCAGACTTAATGCTACCATGCAATTTAGGTAGAATACCAGTTCCTAAAATATTGTCATCttactactatttttattattctacgctgatataaaattgaataaagagAAAATTGAGTACGTAACATATCCCCTACTGCAtggtttttgataaattaaacttctTAATCACTGTT containing:
- the LOC113503767 gene encoding xanthine dehydrogenase/oxidase-like — protein: MNQPMPRLEAQIQCAGEAQYTDDIATMANEVFGAFVLSTVALGTIIKMDATDALKLAGVVAFYTAKDIPGLNSFTPNDGAFTTQNEEVLSEGTIKYYGQPIGIIVAEDQHVANRAAALVKVKYSNLGKPITDIIKARTDSTRNTLFTSIDATATGSDIHKTLTGTNYMHGQYHCSMETMVCVCQANRGRS
- the LOC113503768 gene encoding xanthine dehydrogenase/oxidase-like, giving the protein MSTAMDVLKFKVNGKEHTVGSNVSSDVMLVDYLRNYLNLRGTKYMCREGGCGACIVTASKTAGGPFVSVNSCLVSVGSCHGWEIKTIEGLGNRKDGYHPLQKSLAENNGTQCGYCSSGWIMAMHGFMESKKEATMMEVQNAFGSKPLRCTGYRPILEAFKKFAKDAPKEDRLMSLLRT
- the LOC113503766 gene encoding abscisic-aldehyde oxidase-like, with product MVREDDLGETETKKIVLKDGKIWYRPRLLKDVYQILGENLESYMLVGGNTAKGAFLIAEYPNALIDITAVQELRTNELDQNLVVGAGLTLTEFMDILKEGSKVENFSYFEKLYNHIELVAHIPIRNVGTIGGNLMIKHTYTVFQSDIFLLLDTVGAQLTISDYKGKQEVVTMQHFLTIDMKGKVIINIMLPP